One segment of Haemophilus influenzae DNA contains the following:
- the ftsA gene encoding cell division protein FtsA has product MVKGVEAKTIVGLEVGTSKVVAVVGEVFPDGVVNVLGVGSCPSKGIDRGSITDLDAVVGSIQRAIEAAESMADCQIMSVTLAITGEHIQSLNESGFVPIAESEVTQEEIDSALHTASSIKLPEGLSLLHVIPQEYAVDRQLNIKNPLGLQGVRLKAQVHLIACHQDWQNNLKKAVERCGLQVDKVVFSGFAATHSVLTEDEKDLGVCLIDFGAGTMNVMVYTNGALRFSKVIPYAGNIVTNDIAHACTISRSEAERIKVNYASAFYPARLHGDKKIEVASIGGRAPRSLTKSDLSLITSARYTELLGVVKDELDKLKAELEAKHIKFELIAGVVMTGGGAQIEDLKECASNVFHCQVRIASPLNITGLTDYVNRPQYSTVVGLLQYNHSNSDDDLISGSDDSEGTFFESIWQGIKKIVNKVRSEF; this is encoded by the coding sequence ATGGTTAAAGGTGTGGAAGCAAAAACAATAGTAGGTTTAGAGGTTGGCACCTCAAAAGTGGTCGCTGTGGTTGGCGAAGTATTTCCTGATGGTGTAGTGAATGTGCTTGGTGTAGGCAGTTGTCCTTCTAAAGGGATTGATCGTGGCAGTATCACTGATCTTGATGCTGTGGTGGGATCGATTCAACGTGCTATTGAAGCGGCAGAATCTATGGCTGATTGTCAGATTATGAGTGTGACTTTGGCGATCACTGGAGAGCATATTCAAAGCCTTAATGAAAGTGGTTTTGTGCCGATAGCAGAAAGTGAAGTAACCCAAGAAGAAATCGATTCGGCACTTCATACAGCAAGTTCAATAAAATTACCAGAGGGATTGTCTTTATTGCATGTTATTCCACAAGAATATGCTGTTGATCGTCAGCTGAATATTAAAAATCCATTAGGATTACAAGGCGTGCGTTTAAAAGCACAAGTGCATTTGATCGCTTGTCATCAAGATTGGCAAAATAACTTAAAAAAAGCCGTTGAACGTTGTGGTTTACAAGTAGATAAAGTGGTTTTTTCTGGTTTCGCAGCGACACATTCTGTACTAACTGAGGATGAAAAAGATCTCGGTGTGTGTCTAATTGATTTTGGTGCAGGCACAATGAACGTGATGGTTTACACTAATGGCGCATTACGTTTTAGCAAGGTAATTCCTTACGCTGGTAATATTGTGACGAATGATATTGCGCACGCTTGTACAATTTCGCGATCAGAAGCAGAACGCATTAAAGTGAACTATGCGAGTGCATTTTACCCAGCACGTTTGCACGGAGATAAAAAAATTGAGGTAGCAAGTATTGGCGGCCGTGCGCCTCGTTCATTAACAAAAAGTGATTTATCTTTAATTACATCGGCTCGTTATACGGAGCTTTTAGGTGTGGTAAAAGATGAATTAGATAAGTTAAAAGCTGAATTAGAAGCAAAACATATTAAATTTGAATTAATTGCGGGTGTGGTTATGACTGGTGGTGGAGCGCAGATTGAAGATCTTAAAGAATGCGCTTCAAATGTTTTCCATTGCCAAGTACGTATAGCAAGCCCATTAAATATTACTGGTTTGACTGATTATGTGAATCGTCCACAATATTCAACGGTGGTGGGATTATTGCAATATAATCACAGTAATAGTGACGATGATTTAATTTCAGGAAGTGATGATTCTGAAGGAACTTTCTTTGAGTCTATTTGGCAAGGAATTAAAAAAATTGTCAATAAAGTGCGGTCAGAATTTTGA
- the ftsZ gene encoding cell division protein FtsZ gives MLYPEYPEYDNFNESGALIKVVGVGGGGGNAVNHMVMNMVKQEMGGTFVGENSLTSEEHGRIVFYAVNTDAQALRKSQVQQTVQIGGETTKGLGAGANPNIGRKAAEDDQDEIRKMLEGADMVFIAAGMGGGTGTGAAPVVAKIAKELGILTVAVVTKPFAFEGKKRMQFAELGIKDLSQYVDSMIIIPNQQIQKVLPKNAKLIEAFAAANDVLRNSVMGISDMITSPGLINVDFADVRTVMSVQGQAMIGFGSAVGEPGAGRAEEAARLAVRNDLLEKIDLSNAQGILVNITAGMDLVFDEFNIIGETIGSFASEEATVVVGTSLVPEMSDEIRVTIVATGLGEIAGNEPIQVVRQGLSTQNIEGEGRVNIVPELHRRESVEVSRTASEEYQRPLDKPITDRLEAFKKNNFFNPAQREEN, from the coding sequence ATGCTATACCCAGAGTACCCTGAGTACGACAATTTTAACGAATCCGGCGCACTGATCAAAGTCGTAGGTGTAGGCGGTGGCGGTGGTAATGCCGTAAACCATATGGTAATGAATATGGTAAAACAAGAAATGGGCGGAACCTTTGTTGGCGAAAATTCATTAACATCAGAAGAACACGGTCGTATAGTATTTTATGCCGTCAATACTGATGCTCAAGCATTGCGTAAAAGCCAAGTTCAACAGACTGTACAAATCGGTGGAGAAACAACTAAAGGTTTAGGTGCTGGGGCAAATCCGAATATTGGTCGTAAAGCAGCTGAAGATGATCAGGATGAAATCCGCAAAATGCTTGAAGGCGCAGATATGGTCTTTATTGCAGCAGGTATGGGCGGCGGCACAGGTACGGGTGCGGCACCTGTTGTTGCTAAAATTGCTAAAGAACTGGGTATTTTAACTGTTGCAGTAGTGACTAAACCTTTTGCTTTTGAAGGCAAAAAACGTATGCAATTTGCAGAGCTTGGTATTAAAGATTTATCCCAATATGTTGATTCAATGATTATTATTCCGAATCAACAAATTCAAAAAGTTCTCCCTAAAAATGCTAAATTAATAGAGGCTTTTGCTGCTGCAAACGATGTGTTACGTAATTCGGTTATGGGTATTTCGGATATGATTACATCGCCTGGCTTAATCAATGTGGACTTTGCCGATGTAAGAACGGTAATGTCCGTTCAAGGGCAAGCAATGATAGGTTTTGGTTCAGCGGTGGGAGAACCTGGTGCGGGTAGAGCAGAAGAGGCGGCTCGCCTTGCGGTACGTAACGATCTTCTAGAAAAAATAGATCTTTCTAATGCTCAAGGTATTTTAGTTAATATTACTGCTGGAATGGATTTAGTTTTTGATGAATTTAACATTATAGGTGAGACAATAGGTAGCTTTGCTTCTGAAGAGGCGACAGTTGTTGTTGGTACGAGTTTAGTGCCTGAGATGAGCGATGAAATTCGTGTAACTATTGTGGCAACTGGTCTAGGGGAAATTGCAGGAAATGAGCCAATTCAAGTTGTTCGTCAAGGGCTTTCTACGCAGAATATTGAAGGCGAAGGGCGTGTAAACATTGTTCCTGAACTTCATCGTCGTGAATCTGTTGAAGTGTCAAGAACTGCATCAGAAGAATATCAACGGCCGTTAGATAAACCGATTACAGATCGCTTGGAAGCATTTAAGAAAAATAATTTCTTTAATCCTGCACAGCGTGAAGAAAATTAA
- the lpxC gene encoding UDP-3-O-acyl-N-acetylglucosamine deacetylase, translating to MIKQRTLKQSIKVTGVGLHSGKKVTLTLRPAMPNTGVVYYRTDLNPAVAFPADPNSVRDTMLCTALINDQGVRISTVEHLNAALAGLGIDNIIIEVDAPEIPIMDGSASPFIYLLLDAGIEEQNAAKKFIRIKEYVRVEDGDKWAEFKPYNGFRLDFTIDFDHPAIGKDVRNYEMNFSAQAFVHQISRARTFGFIKDIEYLQSQGLALGGSLDNAIVLDDYRILNEDGLRFKDELVRHKMLDAIGDLYMAGYNIIGDFKAYKSGHGLNNKLLRAVLANQEAWEFVTFEDKAQVPQGYVAPVQVLI from the coding sequence ATGATTAAACAAAGAACATTAAAACAAAGTATTAAAGTGACAGGCGTTGGCTTGCATAGCGGTAAAAAAGTGACATTAACCTTACGCCCAGCTATGCCAAACACTGGTGTTGTTTATTATCGTACAGATTTAAATCCTGCTGTGGCATTTCCTGCCGATCCTAATTCAGTGCGTGATACAATGCTCTGTACAGCACTAATTAATGATCAAGGTGTACGTATTTCTACCGTTGAGCATTTAAATGCAGCTTTGGCAGGGCTTGGTATTGATAATATCATTATCGAGGTTGATGCGCCTGAGATTCCAATTATGGATGGTAGTGCGAGTCCGTTTATCTATTTGTTGTTAGATGCGGGAATTGAAGAACAAAATGCAGCGAAAAAATTTATTCGCATTAAAGAATATGTACGAGTTGAAGATGGCGATAAATGGGCTGAATTTAAACCTTACAATGGTTTTCGTTTAGATTTCACTATTGATTTTGACCATCCTGCTATTGGCAAAGATGTACGTAACTATGAAATGAATTTTTCCGCCCAAGCATTTGTTCATCAAATTAGCCGAGCAAGAACTTTTGGCTTTATAAAAGATATTGAATATCTTCAATCTCAAGGTTTAGCATTAGGTGGTAGCCTTGATAATGCGATTGTTCTTGATGATTATAGAATCTTAAATGAAGATGGCTTACGCTTTAAAGATGAACTTGTTCGTCATAAAATGTTAGACGCAATTGGCGATCTTTATATGGCTGGTTATAACATTATCGGTGATTTTAAAGCCTATAAATCAGGTCACGGTTTAAATAACAAGTTACTTCGTGCTGTTTTAGCAAATCAAGAAGCGTGGGAATTTGTAACCTTTGAAGATAAAGCGCAAGTGCCACAAGGGTATGTTGCTCCAGTGCAAGTGCTTATTTAA
- the pheA gene encoding prephenate dehydratase, whose translation MALELSDIRQQITQIDRSLLKLLSERHRLAFDVVRSKEVTQKALRDVAREQQLLQELVQFAENENYQLEAQYITSIFQKIIEDSVLTQQVYLQNKLNEQRNQNLHIAFLGKRGSYSNLAARNYAARYQKQFVELGCQSFEQVFEKVQTGEADFGVLPLENTTSGAINEVYDLLQHTDLSLVGELAYPIKHCVLVNDKTDLSQIDTLYSHPQVIQQCSQFIHSLDRVHIEYCESSSHAMQLVASLNKPNIAALGNEDGGKLYGLSVLKTNIANQENNITRFIVVAKEPREVSSQIPTKTLLLMTTSQQAGALVDALLVFKKHQINMTKLESRPIYGKPWEEMFYLEIEANIHHPDTKQALEELQNYSNYLKILGCYPSEIVKPVSV comes from the coding sequence ATGGCATTAGAATTATCTGACATTCGCCAACAAATTACGCAAATCGATCGTAGTTTGTTAAAGCTACTTTCGGAGCGTCATCGTTTGGCGTTTGATGTAGTAAGAAGCAAAGAAGTGACGCAGAAGGCTTTACGTGATGTCGCACGTGAGCAGCAACTTTTACAAGAACTAGTGCAATTTGCAGAAAATGAAAATTATCAGCTTGAAGCACAATATATCACTTCAATTTTCCAAAAAATCATTGAAGACTCGGTATTGACCCAGCAAGTCTACTTGCAGAATAAACTTAATGAACAACGTAATCAAAATTTACATATTGCTTTTTTAGGTAAACGTGGTTCTTATTCTAATTTAGCTGCACGTAATTATGCTGCTCGTTATCAAAAACAATTTGTAGAACTAGGATGTCAGTCTTTTGAGCAAGTATTTGAAAAAGTTCAGACTGGAGAAGCTGACTTTGGTGTATTGCCTTTAGAAAATACAACATCGGGTGCAATTAATGAAGTTTATGATTTACTTCAGCATACTGATTTATCATTAGTGGGAGAGTTGGCGTATCCAATCAAACATTGCGTGCTTGTCAATGATAAAACAGATTTGAGTCAAATTGATACGTTGTATAGTCATCCTCAAGTGATTCAACAATGTAGTCAATTTATTCATAGTCTTGATCGTGTGCATATTGAATATTGCGAAAGCAGTTCACACGCAATGCAATTAGTCGCAAGTTTGAATAAACCTAATATTGCAGCATTGGGTAATGAAGATGGTGGAAAATTGTATGGACTTAGTGTATTAAAAACTAATATTGCTAATCAAGAGAACAATATTACACGTTTTATTGTGGTGGCAAAAGAACCTCGTGAAGTTTCATCACAGATACCCACAAAGACTTTATTATTAATGACAACTTCACAGCAAGCTGGCGCATTAGTGGATGCTTTATTGGTGTTTAAAAAGCATCAAATCAATATGACAAAATTGGAATCTCGACCGATTTATGGTAAGCCTTGGGAAGAAATGTTTTATCTAGAAATTGAAGCAAATATCCATCATCCAGATACGAAACAGGCTTTGGAAGAACTACAAAATTATAGTAATTACTTAAAGATTTTAGGCTGTTATCCTAGTGAGATTGTAAAGCCAGTGAGCGTGTAA
- the rapZ gene encoding RNase adapter RapZ gives MEIIIISGRSGAGKSVALRALEDTGYYCVDNIPLDLLPQLTDILSQSQSSVAISLDIRNILNPANSLEQTLSTLQKHHQIKIIFLEADRATLIRRYSDSRRLHPLSLKDLSLEAAIDEEYRYLEPLIQHANLILDTTHLSTHTLAERLREFLRGNSEKELKIIVESFGFKYGIPLDADYVFDVRFLPNPHWDPTLRPMTGLEAPVAEFLNSHTEVNEFIYLTRNYIDTWLPMLEKNNRSYLTIAIGCTGGKHRSVYIAQQLGEYFQAKGKTVQIQHKSLERNKKI, from the coding sequence ATGGAAATTATCATTATTAGTGGGCGTTCTGGCGCAGGAAAATCTGTAGCCTTACGAGCATTAGAAGATACAGGATATTACTGTGTTGATAATATTCCTTTAGATTTGCTTCCTCAATTGACTGATATTCTGTCTCAATCTCAATCTTCGGTCGCCATTAGTCTTGATATTCGTAATATTCTAAACCCCGCTAATTCTCTTGAGCAAACGCTTTCAACATTACAAAAACATCATCAGATTAAAATCATTTTCTTAGAGGCTGATCGCGCCACCCTGATTCGCCGATATAGCGATTCACGCCGTTTGCACCCACTTTCATTAAAAGATTTATCTCTTGAAGCTGCAATAGATGAAGAATATCGCTATCTTGAGCCATTAATTCAACACGCAAATCTTATTCTTGATACCACCCATCTTTCTACGCATACTCTTGCAGAACGATTACGCGAATTTTTACGCGGTAATAGTGAAAAAGAATTAAAAATTATTGTTGAATCTTTTGGTTTTAAATATGGAATTCCTTTAGACGCTGATTATGTTTTCGATGTACGATTTTTGCCTAACCCCCATTGGGATCCAACATTACGCCCAATGACTGGATTAGAAGCCCCTGTCGCAGAATTTCTAAATAGTCATACAGAAGTCAATGAATTTATTTATCTCACTCGCAATTACATTGATACTTGGTTGCCGATGTTAGAAAAAAATAATCGTAGCTATTTGACGATTGCCATTGGATGTACTGGGGGAAAACATCGCTCCGTTTATATTGCCCAACAATTAGGCGAATATTTTCAAGCCAAAGGAAAAACGGTACAAATTCAACATAAATCCTTAGAACGGAACAAAAAAATATAA